The Candidatus Bathyarchaeota archaeon genome contains the following window.
TTCTCCAAGGTTTTCAGAACCTTTCTGGCTAGGCGCTGAGGATCTGTTTCACGTTTGACAAGACCTATTCTCATAAGATATCTCTCGATAAAGTAAGGTTCACTTGGATAACATGAAAAAGTTGGCACACCTAGCAATGCAGCCTCCGCGGTCATAGTTCCGCCAGCGCCAACGAATATTGA
Protein-coding sequences here:
- a CDS encoding DUF354 domain-containing protein, producing the protein SIFVGAGGTMTAEAALLGVPTFSCYPSEPYFIERYLMRIGLVKRETDPQRLARKVLKTLEKIESEKIRQSMKAREIVKNFEDPAEVIAKAVNVFRQKE